A section of the Arcobacter roscoffensis genome encodes:
- a CDS encoding HlyD family type I secretion periplasmic adaptor subunit, which yields MKENEVEKTSKSTEELEHLTILGNDKPEPITSYEKVEEQRVYKDTPKKKKKGLFSGIKKVYGFGEEEDLEFVYSTYSLANEKPSLRSNIITFSIIGIFAVFLLWAALAEIDELARGNGKVIPTDKIQTVQSLDGGIISEILVKEGQTVKENDPLMRIDTTRFQATLEESKQEYFSLLALKARLEIESQLDLDKKIPKLEFDKKVLNDFSRYDKTEKLLLENRVNELKSSIKVLENQVSQKKQELLEIQSTIRKLTKSLDFIEQQRRTIKKLVARGVKSKFDLLDIEKEYNQTKGDLETARLSISRSRYAISEARNRIDEKINTFKAEASKGLQEAISKINRFEAKLIGDKDKVEKTIISSPVDGIIKQLNLNTIGGVVQSGMDLVEIVPLSDALVVEAKIDPKDIAFINPSQKAIIKITAYDFSIYGGLDGKIIEISADTIQDKDSKDDKSYYRVLVKTDKNYLERKGKKLPIIPGMVASVDIVTGKKTILDFILKPILKVKQDSLHER from the coding sequence ATGAAAGAAAATGAAGTAGAAAAAACATCAAAATCAACTGAAGAATTAGAGCATTTAACTATACTTGGAAATGATAAACCTGAACCTATAACTTCTTATGAAAAAGTAGAAGAACAAAGGGTATATAAAGATACTCCTAAAAAAAAGAAAAAAGGTTTATTCTCTGGGATTAAAAAGGTATATGGTTTTGGTGAAGAAGAGGACTTAGAGTTTGTTTACTCTACTTATTCTTTAGCAAATGAAAAACCATCTCTTCGATCAAATATAATAACTTTTTCAATAATAGGTATTTTTGCAGTTTTTTTACTATGGGCTGCATTGGCTGAAATAGATGAACTTGCAAGGGGTAATGGAAAAGTAATACCAACTGATAAAATTCAAACTGTTCAGTCTCTTGATGGGGGAATAATATCTGAAATTTTAGTAAAAGAGGGACAAACAGTAAAAGAAAATGACCCTCTTATGCGAATTGATACTACAAGATTTCAAGCAACTTTAGAAGAGAGTAAACAGGAGTATTTTTCTTTATTAGCATTAAAAGCTAGGCTTGAAATAGAATCTCAATTAGATTTAGACAAAAAAATTCCAAAGTTAGAATTTGATAAAAAAGTATTAAATGACTTTTCAAGATACGATAAAACAGAAAAACTACTTCTTGAAAATAGGGTTAATGAACTAAAATCATCAATAAAAGTTTTAGAAAATCAAGTAAGTCAAAAAAAACAAGAGTTGTTAGAAATTCAAAGTACAATTAGAAAGCTAACTAAAAGTTTAGATTTTATTGAACAACAAAGAAGAACTATTAAAAAACTTGTAGCAAGAGGGGTTAAGTCTAAATTTGATTTATTAGATATTGAAAAAGAGTACAATCAAACAAAGGGTGATTTAGAAACAGCTAGACTTTCAATTTCAAGGTCAAGATATGCCATCTCAGAAGCAAGAAATAGAATTGATGAAAAGATAAATACCTTTAAAGCCGAGGCTTCTAAAGGTTTACAAGAGGCAATAAGTAAAATAAATAGATTTGAAGCTAAGCTTATTGGTGATAAAGATAAGGTTGAGAAAACAATTATCTCTTCTCCTGTTGATGGTATTATTAAGCAATTAAATTTAAATACTATTGGTGGAGTTGTTCAATCAGGTATGGATTTAGTAGAAATAGTACCTTTAAGTGATGCTTTAGTTGTAGAAGCAAAGATTGATCCAAAAGATATTGCATTTATCAATCCTAGTCAAAAAGCTATAATAAAAATTACAGCCTATGATTTTTCTATTTATGGTGGATTGGATGGTAAGATTATAGAAATTTCTGCAGATACGATTCAGGATAAAGACTCTAAAGATGATAAGAGTTATTATCGAGTACTTGTAAAAACTGATAAGAACTATTTAGAAAGAAAAGGTAAAAAACTTCCTATTATTCCAGGAATGGTAGCTTCTGTTGATATAGTAACAGGTAAAAAAACTATACTTGATTTTATTTTAAAACCTATTTTAAAAGTAAAACAAGACTCACTTCATGAGAGATAA
- a CDS encoding type I secretion system permease/ATPase, with protein sequence MENNDSNEIRSETLSNLKDRRKVDDLLGCLLFLSKYHKRETSEASLTYGLPIHKTSMNISMFHQAAKRIGLVPKTVKREKLADVTKLALPSVLILDKNRACVLLDYDLEEGVANVIIPGLSTGETQITIEKLESEFTGDVIIIKPEYNFNNRIEKEVVVDDPKEWFWGTMLRNKGIYKQVIIVSLFINIFILATPLFTMNVYDRVLPNNAIETLWALFIGISIVMVFDLLLKVMRSHFLGIASKRADAIMSNKIFTHLLNIKMDAKPSSTGQFVSRLQSFESVREFFTSATIAAIVDLPFVIIFILVIMFIAGPLAYITIVTVLISITLSWYLQRPLKTLIEKSVKEEQIKQTTLIEAVAGLEIIKSVKAQNRMKTHWDQSINKTVHYADKGHFLSQSITYFTAFLSQFSNIAIVAGGVYLAQEGEITMGAIIAAMILNGRVIAPVSQLVGMIIKFDKTMLSLNNLDEIMNMPVEKENKTYISRPNLRGDIQLKDVQFAYKDQNHQTLKDINITIKEGEKVAILGKIGSGKSTLLKLIMNLYEPTKGSVLIDGLDTRQVDPTDLRQAIGCVPQEPFLFMGTIKDNLTIGEQYVSDEELLRVSKIAGLDDFLGKHEAGYDLLVGERGEGLSGGERQSVTLARALISDPSIIMLDEPTNSMDRQSEKAFIRKLKTIIEDKTLVVVTHKTSLLELVDRVIIVENGQVVVDGPKSEVFTTKASR encoded by the coding sequence ATGGAAAATAATGATTCAAATGAAATCAGAAGCGAAACCTTATCAAATTTAAAAGATAGAAGAAAAGTAGACGACTTATTAGGTTGTCTACTTTTTTTATCTAAATATCATAAAAGAGAAACTTCTGAAGCCTCTTTAACTTATGGCCTACCTATTCATAAAACTTCTATGAATATCTCTATGTTTCATCAAGCTGCTAAAAGAATAGGACTTGTTCCTAAAACAGTGAAAAGAGAAAAACTTGCAGATGTTACAAAACTAGCCTTACCTTCTGTTTTAATTTTAGATAAGAATAGAGCTTGTGTTCTTCTTGATTATGATTTAGAAGAGGGTGTTGCAAATGTAATTATCCCAGGACTAAGTACCGGTGAGACTCAAATTACTATTGAAAAGCTTGAATCAGAATTCACAGGTGATGTTATAATTATAAAACCTGAATATAATTTTAATAATAGAATTGAAAAAGAAGTAGTTGTTGATGATCCAAAAGAGTGGTTTTGGGGAACAATGCTTAGAAATAAAGGTATTTATAAACAAGTAATTATTGTATCTTTATTTATTAATATTTTCATATTAGCTACTCCATTATTTACAATGAATGTATATGATAGAGTATTACCAAATAATGCAATAGAAACGCTTTGGGCATTATTTATTGGAATTTCTATTGTAATGGTTTTTGATTTACTTTTAAAAGTTATGCGTTCACATTTCTTAGGAATTGCAAGTAAAAGAGCAGATGCAATAATGTCAAATAAGATATTTACTCACTTGCTTAATATTAAAATGGATGCTAAACCTTCTTCAACAGGTCAATTTGTAAGTAGACTACAATCTTTTGAAAGTGTTAGAGAATTTTTTACAAGTGCTACAATTGCAGCAATTGTTGATTTACCTTTTGTAATTATATTTATTCTTGTAATCATGTTTATTGCAGGGCCTTTGGCATATATAACAATAGTAACAGTACTTATTTCAATTACATTATCTTGGTATTTACAAAGACCTTTAAAAACTTTGATTGAGAAGTCTGTAAAAGAAGAGCAAATAAAGCAAACAACTTTAATAGAAGCAGTTGCAGGTTTAGAGATTATTAAAAGTGTAAAAGCACAAAATAGAATGAAAACACATTGGGATCAATCTATTAATAAAACAGTACACTATGCGGATAAAGGGCATTTTTTATCACAAAGTATTACTTATTTTACTGCATTTCTTTCTCAATTTTCAAATATAGCTATTGTTGCAGGTGGTGTATATTTAGCTCAAGAAGGTGAAATTACTATGGGAGCTATAATTGCAGCCATGATTTTAAATGGAAGAGTTATTGCGCCCGTTTCTCAACTTGTGGGAATGATTATTAAGTTTGATAAAACAATGCTTTCTTTAAATAACCTTGACGAAATTATGAATATGCCAGTTGAAAAAGAGAATAAGACTTATATTAGTAGACCTAATTTAAGAGGAGATATTCAGCTAAAAGATGTACAATTTGCATATAAAGATCAAAATCATCAAACTTTAAAAGATATTAATATTACTATTAAAGAGGGTGAAAAAGTTGCTATTTTAGGGAAAATAGGCTCAGGTAAATCTACCTTACTAAAGCTTATTATGAATTTATATGAACCAACAAAAGGGTCAGTTTTAATTGATGGTTTAGATACAAGACAAGTTGATCCAACTGATTTAAGGCAAGCAATTGGCTGTGTGCCTCAAGAGCCATTTTTATTTATGGGAACAATTAAGGATAACCTTACTATTGGGGAACAATATGTTTCAGATGAAGAGTTATTAAGAGTTTCTAAAATTGCGGGATTAGATGATTTTTTAGGAAAGCATGAAGCTGGATATGATTTACTAGTTGGTGAGAGGGGAGAGGGCTTAAGTGGTGGAGAGAGACAATCTGTTACACTTGCTAGAGCTTTGATTTCTGATCCTAGTATTATAATGCTTGATGAACCTACAAACTCAATGGATAGACAATCAGAGAAGGCATTTATTAGAAAACTAAAAACAATAATTGAAGATAAAACACTTGTAGTTGTTACTCATAAAACATCTTTATTAGAATTAGTTGATAGAGTTATTATTGTAGAAAATGGACAAGTTGTTGTTGATGGTCCTAAAAGTGAAGTATTTACTACAAAAGCGAGTAGATAA
- a CDS encoding TolC family protein: MKSFRIIKYSIVSLLASATLLNAYTLKQSVQKVLDQNPEVIAEKKNQEAFKKYVDEREGNYYPRIDIDGRIEKVNTEKNYDQPNNNNNEDGSDQEDGYNFGIALNQMIYDGDLTPSRVNEAKHNDLANKYRTNRNIENIVLETIGAYTGFVQYTEFLALTKDMIATNEENLEIAKQKEDISGEVLETYQVDSKLSFVKEKYLEEQDLKSSRVSTFKRYIGGKPQGNECRPSIDETIFPSSLQKIVEKAVLNNYEILEQIERVKAQREKIAQADASFLPSLNLELKAITDNDLSLNEEGVENQAFARLNLAWNLYNGGSDHAISTQEELFLAEQKQRLDAITKKVVENVKVTYQRYQKNKKRIDVLKKYVVANENIVDVYKSEFEAGTRTFVDILNAQTDLYEAKKSLVSREFELYSNYYDLLNSLSILVPSVLNSNISQCVNSKLEDTSTTNKVENNSLAVSEELTALLGDEESKAKVEETEPKDDVIAQDTNELTEDLLGEDEASQEVIVQSGSIDELLTADEKTYTLNIATTRGLDAANNYAQINGLDSSSTYTYEFGPSMKSAKVIYGIFDSVKEAKAALSSLPEGVKKAKPYIDNVSKHQKLYKKYH; encoded by the coding sequence ATGAAGTCTTTTAGAATTATTAAATATTCAATTGTATCATTATTAGCAAGTGCTACACTACTAAATGCCTATACATTAAAACAAAGTGTTCAAAAAGTATTGGATCAAAATCCAGAAGTTATAGCTGAGAAAAAGAATCAAGAGGCATTTAAAAAGTATGTGGATGAAAGGGAAGGAAATTACTATCCTAGAATAGATATAGATGGTAGAATTGAAAAAGTTAATACTGAGAAAAACTATGACCAACCTAATAACAATAATAATGAAGACGGCTCTGATCAAGAAGATGGATATAACTTTGGTATAGCATTAAATCAAATGATTTATGATGGAGATTTAACTCCAAGTAGAGTAAATGAAGCTAAACATAATGATTTAGCAAATAAATATAGAACAAATAGAAATATTGAAAATATTGTACTTGAAACTATTGGAGCTTATACTGGATTTGTTCAATATACAGAATTTTTAGCTCTCACAAAAGATATGATAGCCACAAATGAAGAGAATTTAGAAATTGCAAAACAAAAAGAGGATATTAGTGGAGAGGTTTTAGAAACTTACCAAGTTGACTCAAAACTAAGTTTTGTAAAAGAGAAATATTTAGAAGAGCAAGACTTAAAATCATCAAGAGTAAGTACCTTTAAAAGATATATAGGAGGGAAACCTCAAGGAAATGAGTGTAGACCAAGTATAGATGAAACTATATTCCCATCATCTCTTCAAAAAATAGTTGAAAAAGCAGTTTTAAATAATTATGAGATTTTAGAACAAATTGAAAGAGTAAAAGCTCAAAGAGAAAAAATAGCTCAAGCCGATGCTAGTTTTTTGCCTAGTTTAAATCTTGAGTTAAAAGCAATCACGGATAATGATTTAAGTTTAAATGAAGAGGGTGTAGAAAACCAAGCTTTTGCTAGATTAAATTTAGCATGGAATCTTTATAATGGTGGTTCAGACCATGCAATTTCAACACAAGAAGAACTTTTTTTAGCTGAGCAAAAGCAAAGATTGGACGCAATCACTAAGAAAGTAGTTGAAAATGTAAAAGTTACTTATCAAAGATATCAAAAAAACAAAAAAAGAATTGATGTTTTAAAAAAATACGTAGTTGCAAATGAAAATATTGTAGATGTATATAAAAGTGAATTTGAAGCAGGTACTAGAACATTTGTAGATATTTTAAATGCACAAACAGATTTATATGAGGCAAAAAAGAGCTTAGTTAGTAGAGAATTTGAACTTTATTCAAACTACTATGATTTATTAAATAGCTTATCTATTTTAGTTCCAAGTGTATTAAATTCAAATATTAGCCAATGTGTTAATTCAAAACTAGAAGATACTTCGACTACTAATAAAGTTGAAAATAATAGTCTTGCAGTTTCGGAAGAGTTAACAGCATTATTGGGTGATGAAGAATCAAAAGCAAAAGTTGAAGAAACTGAACCTAAAGATGATGTAATCGCTCAAGATACTAATGAATTAACAGAAGATCTATTAGGTGAAGATGAAGCTTCTCAAGAAGTTATAGTTCAAAGTGGTTCTATTGATGAACTTTTAACTGCAGATGAAAAGACATATACTCTTAATATTGCTACAACTAGAGGACTTGATGCTGCAAATAATTATGCTCAAATAAATGGACTAGACTCTTCAAGTACATATACATATGAGTTTGGACCTTCTATGAAAAGTGCAAAGGTAATTTATGGTATATTTGATTCAGTAAAAGAAGCGAAAGCTGCATTATCTTCATTACCTGAAGGTGTAAAAAAAGCTAAGCCTTATATAGACAATGTAAGTAAACATCAAAAATTATATAAAAAGTACCATTAA
- a CDS encoding response regulator transcription factor translates to MEENIKKYHEILKKLCILYIEDEENIRKNMKKVLLLLCNDVYEASDIKNAKEILEENRVDIIISDINLPEENGLDFIEDIRQIDKKIPVILLSAYTETNYLLKATKLKLIDYLTKPVDFDTLNNALIKCAEDIYDNGMFILNFENGIEYNVLNKELKDINKKEIKLTSKELLLLDYLTKNNSRVISHDELKTNIWEDYFEATDSALKNLLNKLRKKIGKESISNISGVGYKLNI, encoded by the coding sequence ATGGAAGAGAATATTAAAAAATATCATGAAATTTTAAAGAAATTATGTATTTTATACATAGAAGATGAAGAAAATATAAGAAAAAATATGAAGAAAGTTCTTCTTTTATTATGTAATGATGTTTATGAAGCTTCTGATATAAAAAATGCAAAAGAAATTCTTGAAGAAAATAGAGTTGATATTATTATCTCTGATATAAATCTTCCTGAGGAAAATGGTCTTGATTTTATAGAAGATATCAGACAAATTGACAAAAAAATTCCTGTAATACTTCTTAGTGCCTATACAGAAACAAACTATCTTTTAAAAGCTACAAAACTAAAACTTATTGATTATCTAACGAAACCTGTTGATTTTGATACTTTAAACAATGCATTAATAAAATGTGCAGAAGATATATATGACAATGGAATGTTTATACTTAACTTTGAAAATGGTATCGAATATAATGTATTAAATAAAGAACTAAAAGATATAAACAAAAAAGAAATTAAACTAACATCTAAAGAACTTTTATTGTTAGACTACTTAACAAAAAATAATTCGAGAGTTATATCCCATGATGAGTTAAAAACAAATATTTGGGAAGATTATTTTGAAGCGACAGATTCAGCATTAAAGAACCTTTTAAATAAACTTAGAAAAAAAATAGGCAAGGAATCTATTTCAAATATCTCAGGTGTAGGTTATAAACTAAATATTTAA
- a CDS encoding PAS domain S-box protein — protein sequence MNKIFLLLIFINISLFSKDTTIIEFLNKNTDVMFLINPSNGNIIKANKSASKFYGYSLSSLHKMNIKDINTFTKEQVNKELSLAKTENRNYFIFTHKLASNKIIKVVVHSYPITHNNKKLLLSIIHKQSQTQNIKEFNKRLEEQVKIQTKELEKSKSNITQIFTVSTIIFLLGISYLFYLLRQRDKLSKDMLNKNAQLKELNERFELAMNSSKDGLWDWNPKTNEVYFSTTWKKMLGYEDHEIKGSVEEWEKRIHPEDKEKAFEDVSNHLEGKTQFYENIHRVQHKKGHWVWIYDRGKAIFDKDNNPTRIIGFHTDLTAQKTIEKKIEDQKEEFKAIFENSMDGIAILDLDTKFLNFNDAYLKITSFTKEELLQKSCFELTIDEEKDKIKKALNIVMKKGHIENLEKSCIVKDESLITVNMSITLMPDKKRLLISMRDISKQKLIETQSKLISMGEMIGNISHQWRQPLTVISTLASSLLVKKECGILEENDIKDSSEAIVEQTRYLSHTIDDFRTFIKDSQSKEDLSLVRAINKTISLVSPSLKNNYIQLITHLDDDININGYENQLVQAFINIINNSKDALKENIADDENKLVFIQTKKVKDKLIITIKDNAKGIPQDILPRIFEPYFTTKHQNVGTGIGLSLANDILIKHHKARVKVINEEFEFEGKKQKGAVFIIEFKEN from the coding sequence ATGAATAAAATTTTCTTACTTCTAATTTTTATAAATATAAGTTTATTCTCAAAAGATACTACAATTATTGAGTTTTTAAACAAGAACACTGACGTGATGTTTTTAATAAACCCATCTAATGGAAATATTATAAAAGCAAATAAGAGTGCTAGCAAATTTTATGGCTATTCCTTGTCATCTCTTCATAAAATGAACATAAAAGATATAAATACTTTTACGAAAGAACAAGTAAATAAAGAACTGTCATTAGCTAAAACTGAGAATAGAAACTATTTCATATTTACTCATAAGTTGGCATCAAACAAAATTATAAAAGTTGTAGTTCATTCATATCCTATTACTCACAATAACAAAAAACTTTTACTTTCAATAATTCATAAACAATCTCAAACTCAAAATATAAAAGAGTTTAATAAAAGACTTGAAGAGCAAGTTAAGATACAAACAAAAGAGCTAGAAAAAAGTAAAAGTAATATCACACAAATATTTACAGTATCTACAATCATTTTCTTACTTGGAATTTCATATTTATTTTATTTACTAAGACAAAGGGATAAACTATCAAAAGATATGTTAAATAAAAATGCTCAACTAAAAGAACTTAATGAAAGATTTGAATTAGCTATGAATAGTAGCAAAGATGGATTATGGGATTGGAATCCAAAAACAAATGAAGTTTACTTTTCTACAACATGGAAGAAAATGTTAGGCTATGAAGATCATGAAATAAAAGGTTCAGTTGAAGAGTGGGAAAAAAGAATTCATCCAGAAGATAAGGAGAAAGCATTTGAGGATGTATCAAATCATCTTGAAGGAAAAACACAGTTTTATGAAAATATTCATAGGGTTCAGCATAAAAAAGGTCATTGGGTATGGATTTACGATAGAGGAAAAGCAATCTTTGACAAAGATAATAATCCTACTAGAATTATTGGTTTTCATACAGACCTAACAGCTCAAAAAACAATTGAAAAGAAGATAGAAGATCAAAAAGAAGAATTTAAAGCAATCTTTGAAAACTCAATGGATGGTATTGCTATTTTAGATTTAGATACTAAATTCCTAAATTTTAACGATGCATACCTTAAAATAACGAGCTTTACAAAAGAAGAGTTACTTCAAAAATCTTGTTTTGAACTTACAATAGATGAAGAGAAAGATAAAATAAAAAAAGCTTTAAATATTGTAATGAAAAAAGGTCATATTGAAAATCTTGAAAAAAGTTGTATTGTAAAAGATGAATCATTAATAACTGTTAATATGAGTATTACTTTAATGCCTGATAAAAAACGGCTTCTTATAAGTATGAGAGATATCAGCAAACAGAAATTAATTGAAACACAATCAAAACTAATCTCAATGGGAGAGATGATAGGAAATATTTCGCATCAATGGAGACAGCCATTAACAGTAATATCAACACTAGCAAGTTCTCTTCTTGTGAAAAAAGAATGTGGAATCTTAGAAGAAAATGATATAAAAGATAGCTCAGAAGCTATTGTAGAACAAACAAGATATTTATCTCATACTATTGATGATTTTAGAACTTTTATAAAAGACTCACAATCAAAAGAAGATTTAAGTTTAGTTCGAGCTATAAATAAAACAATTTCACTTGTAAGTCCTAGTTTAAAAAACAATTATATTCAACTAATCACACATTTAGATGATGATATAAATATAAATGGTTATGAAAATCAATTAGTTCAAGCATTTATAAATATAATAAATAACTCAAAAGATGCTTTAAAAGAAAATATAGCAGATGATGAAAATAAACTAGTATTTATTCAAACAAAAAAAGTAAAAGATAAACTAATCATAACTATAAAAGATAATGCAAAGGGAATACCGCAAGATATTCTACCAAGAATATTTGAGCCTTACTTTACTACAAAACACCAAAATGTAGGAACAGGGATAGGTTTATCATTAGCAAATGATATTTTAATAAAACATCATAAAGCAAGAGTAAAAGTAATAAATGAAGAGTTTGAATTTGAAGGGAAGAAACAAAAAGGTGCAGTATTTATCATAGAGTTCAAAGAAAACTAA
- a CDS encoding YhdH/YhfP family quinone oxidoreductase, translating into MKAYVVEKIESKKFESGVQDIDVPAIEENDVLIKVSYSSLNFKDALSSVGNPGVTRVFPHVTGIDVAGVIEESNSDEFKVGEAVLVTGYDMGMNTNGGHAEFVKVPASWLVKMPEGISDKEIMTYGTAGLTAALSVNELLNNGVTSGDVLVTGATGGVGSIAVSILSKLGFNVIAISGKENKIPFLKDIGASDVILRNDFNEQSAKPMMSEKYDGVIDTVGGEILANALKYIKYDGVATCCGLTSSHELNTNVFPFILRGVRLVGIDSVECSIDKKKAAWEKIASDFKVDTLNDLTNEISLDEVKDAYSALLEGKAVGRYLVKI; encoded by the coding sequence ATGAAAGCATATGTAGTAGAAAAAATTGAAAGTAAAAAATTTGAATCAGGTGTACAAGATATTGATGTTCCAGCAATTGAAGAAAATGATGTATTAATAAAAGTATCTTATTCATCTTTAAATTTTAAAGATGCATTAAGTTCTGTTGGAAATCCTGGTGTTACAAGAGTTTTCCCTCATGTTACTGGTATTGATGTGGCAGGTGTTATTGAAGAATCAAACTCTGATGAGTTTAAAGTTGGTGAAGCTGTATTAGTTACAGGTTATGACATGGGTATGAACACAAATGGTGGACATGCTGAGTTTGTTAAAGTTCCAGCTTCATGGCTTGTAAAAATGCCAGAAGGAATTTCAGATAAAGAAATCATGACTTATGGTACAGCAGGTTTAACAGCAGCATTATCAGTAAACGAATTATTAAATAATGGTGTTACATCAGGAGATGTTTTAGTTACTGGTGCAACAGGTGGAGTTGGTTCAATTGCAGTTTCTATACTTTCAAAATTAGGATTTAATGTTATTGCAATTTCTGGAAAAGAAAATAAAATACCTTTCTTAAAAGATATTGGAGCAAGTGATGTGATTTTAAGAAATGACTTTAATGAACAATCAGCTAAGCCAATGATGAGTGAAAAATATGACGGTGTTATAGATACTGTTGGTGGAGAAATATTAGCAAATGCTTTAAAATACATTAAATATGATGGTGTTGCAACTTGTTGTGGTTTAACATCTTCACATGAATTAAATACAAATGTATTTCCTTTTATTTTAAGAGGTGTTCGATTAGTTGGTATTGATTCTGTTGAGTGTTCGATAGATAAGAAAAAAGCAGCATGGGAAAAAATTGCAAGTGATTTTAAAGTTGATACATTAAATGATTTAACAAATGAAATCTCTTTAGATGAAGTTAAAGATGCTTATTCAGCATTATTAGAAGGAAAAGCTGTAGGTAGATATTTAGTAAAAATATAA
- the ilvD gene encoding dihydroxy-acid dehydratase, protein MRSNEIKKGYDRTPHRSLLRATGLQDEDFDKPFIGIANSFIELIPGHFFLNKVGEIIKDEIKANGCVPFEFNTIGVDDGIAMGHDGMLFSLPSREIIANSIETVMNAHKLDAMIAVPNCDKIVPGMIMGALRVDVPTVFVSGGPMEKGYTQDGKPIDLATAFEAVGKHESGEMSDEELKDIECNACPSGGSCSGMFTANSMNTLMEAMGIALPGNGTILALTPEREELYRQAARRICEIAKDEKAREDYKLKNILNENAVRNAFAVDMAMGGSSNTVLHMLAIAKEAGVNFNLEDINSISKRVSHIAKISPSLSTVHMEDINKAGGVNAVMKEMTKRGDDILLDNPTISGVSTLEKIKDSEIKDTNIIHTIDDPYSEVGGLAILYGNLAEQGAVIKTAGITGDRVLTGKAVCFDGQPEAIAGIVGGKVKAGDVVVIRYEGPKGGPGMQEMLAPTSLIMGMGLGDKVALITDGRFSGATRGASIGHVSPEAAEGGMIGLLKDGDEIHIDVDKYILSVNLTDEEIEKRKAEFTPLKKPLNSSWLGQYRALVTNASSGAVLKTDL, encoded by the coding sequence TTGAGAAGTAATGAGATAAAAAAAGGATATGATAGAACTCCACATAGGTCTTTATTAAGAGCTACTGGATTACAAGATGAAGATTTTGATAAACCATTTATTGGTATAGCAAACTCTTTTATTGAGCTTATTCCTGGTCACTTCTTTTTAAATAAAGTTGGTGAAATTATAAAAGATGAAATTAAAGCAAATGGTTGTGTTCCATTTGAATTTAATACAATTGGTGTAGATGATGGTATTGCAATGGGTCATGATGGGATGTTATTTTCATTACCATCAAGAGAAATAATTGCAAATTCAATTGAAACTGTAATGAATGCTCATAAATTAGATGCAATGATTGCTGTTCCAAACTGTGATAAAATTGTACCTGGTATGATAATGGGTGCATTAAGAGTTGATGTTCCAACTGTATTTGTATCAGGTGGACCAATGGAGAAAGGTTATACGCAAGATGGTAAACCTATTGACTTAGCTACTGCTTTTGAAGCTGTAGGAAAACACGAATCAGGTGAAATGAGTGATGAAGAGTTAAAAGATATCGAATGTAATGCATGTCCAAGTGGTGGTTCATGCTCTGGTATGTTTACAGCAAACTCTATGAACACACTTATGGAAGCTATGGGTATTGCTCTTCCAGGAAATGGAACAATCTTAGCTTTAACTCCTGAAAGAGAAGAGTTATATAGACAAGCAGCTAGAAGAATTTGTGAAATTGCAAAAGATGAGAAAGCAAGAGAAGATTATAAATTAAAAAATATTTTAAATGAAAACGCAGTAAGAAATGCTTTTGCTGTTGATATGGCAATGGGTGGTTCTTCAAATACTGTATTACATATGTTAGCAATTGCTAAAGAAGCTGGTGTTAACTTCAACTTAGAAGATATTAACTCTATTTCTAAAAGAGTTTCTCATATTGCTAAAATCTCTCCATCATTATCTACTGTACATATGGAAGACATCAACAAAGCTGGTGGTGTGAATGCGGTAATGAAAGAGATGACAAAAAGAGGTGATGACATTTTACTTGACAACCCAACTATTAGTGGGGTTTCAACTTTAGAGAAGATCAAAGACTCTGAAATCAAAGATACAAATATTATTCATACTATTGATGATCCATACTCAGAAGTTGGTGGATTAGCTATTTTATATGGAAATCTTGCAGAACAAGGTGCTGTTATTAAAACTGCTGGTATCACTGGGGATAGAGTACTTACTGGAAAAGCTGTATGTTTTGATGGACAACCAGAAGCTATTGCTGGAATCGTTGGTGGTAAAGTTAAAGCCGGTGACGTTGTTGTAATTAGATATGAAGGTCCTAAAGGTGGTCCTGGTATGCAAGAAATGTTAGCTCCTACTTCACTTATCATGGGTATGGGACTTGGTGATAAAGTTGCACTTATTACTGATGGTAGATTCTCTGGTGCTACAAGAGGTGCAAGTATCGGTCACGTATCTCCTGAAGCTGCTGAGGGTGGAATGATTGGATTACTAAAAGATGGTGATGAAATTCACATCGATGTTGACAAATATATCTTATCTGTAAACTTAACAGATGAAGAAATCGAAAAAAGAAAAGCTGAATTTACTCCTCTTAAAAAACCTCTTAACTCTTCTTGGTTAGGACAATATAGAGCACTTGTGACAAATGCAAGTTCTGGAGCAGTTTTAAAAACTGACTTATAA